Proteins from a single region of Ammoniphilus oxalaticus:
- a CDS encoding ABC transporter ATP-binding protein encodes MDSYENILQVSDLIGGYSRRHPILHELTFHVAPGEVVGLVGLNGAGKSTTIKHILGLLEPIQGEILIKGQTRRTSKERYHTALSYVPETPLLYEQLTLWEHMEFMALSYQLDRAELNQRATELMEQFNMKKMKDWLPERFSKGMKQKVMIMNALLAQPAMYIIDEPFVGLDPQAIHALLEQLKMEKQRGAGIFMSTHILATVEHFCDRFILLHEGRILLQGTLSDWRKQTGLAEASLDEIFMTVTEVDRHES; translated from the coding sequence ATGGATAGTTACGAAAATATACTGCAAGTATCTGATTTGATCGGCGGCTATTCACGTCGCCATCCGATCCTTCACGAGCTTACTTTTCATGTGGCTCCTGGGGAGGTGGTCGGATTAGTCGGTCTAAATGGCGCGGGTAAAAGCACGACGATTAAACACATTCTAGGTTTATTAGAACCAATTCAAGGCGAAATCCTCATTAAGGGGCAGACAAGACGGACTTCTAAAGAACGGTACCATACAGCGTTAAGTTATGTTCCAGAAACGCCGTTGCTTTATGAACAGTTAACATTGTGGGAGCATATGGAGTTTATGGCCTTATCTTATCAGTTGGATCGCGCCGAGTTGAATCAACGCGCGACGGAGTTGATGGAACAATTTAATATGAAAAAAATGAAAGACTGGCTGCCAGAACGTTTTTCCAAAGGTATGAAACAAAAAGTGATGATTATGAATGCGTTATTGGCGCAACCTGCAATGTATATTATAGATGAGCCTTTCGTCGGATTGGATCCGCAAGCAATTCACGCTTTGCTTGAACAGTTAAAAATGGAAAAACAAAGAGGCGCGGGGATTTTCATGTCGACGCACATTTTAGCGACCGTTGAACACTTTTGTGATCGTTTTATCTTGCTGCATGAGGGAAGAATCCTGCTACAGGGAACTTTATCCGATTGGAGAAAACAGACAGGCTTGGCCGAGGCGAGTTTGGATGAAATTTTTATGACCGTAACTGAGGTTGACCGACATGAAAGTTAA
- a CDS encoding FAD-dependent oxidoreductase codes for MARAIVYSSTGCPYCEKIKTELNTWGIEYEERNVTENPDFFEDLHEQGMFSTPVTYIDGEAFIGYRPNKMKAYLGITDEPKAETTTKSTEEEIFSSVDQTVLDEVYDFVTIGGGPAGASAAIYAARGRLKTLVIDKAPTSGTLAITHKIANYPGVRGELTGLELLLEMQQQAKDFGTTFVRSNVLSVDFSDSEIKKLELPEGTIKAKSVFIAVGAIAPGSKITGEEEFTGRGVSYCSTCDAAFFQDRVVAVVGDTDEAVHEAEALAKFSKEVRLLVPTNKFKGEVDLSGIEEADNIKVFYRHRLREIQGEKKVERIVVQDDQRQEQTWDVDGVFLYLAGLKPGTDFIKDQVERDEEGYIVVDEFLKSSVDGVYAGGDARRTPIKQAVISAADGAIAALGADQFVNKRGKMRPQYS; via the coding sequence ATGGCAAGAGCAATCGTTTATTCGAGTACGGGATGCCCTTATTGTGAAAAAATTAAAACAGAACTTAACACATGGGGGATCGAATACGAAGAGCGTAATGTAACTGAAAACCCTGATTTTTTTGAAGATCTACACGAACAAGGCATGTTTTCAACGCCTGTTACGTATATTGATGGTGAAGCCTTTATTGGCTATCGTCCTAATAAAATGAAGGCTTATTTAGGAATTACGGACGAGCCAAAAGCGGAAACGACAACGAAATCAACTGAAGAAGAGATATTTTCTTCAGTGGATCAAACTGTTTTGGACGAAGTGTATGATTTCGTCACGATTGGCGGAGGACCAGCAGGAGCTTCAGCCGCTATTTACGCTGCGCGTGGCAGGTTAAAAACATTAGTGATCGATAAAGCGCCAACTTCTGGGACGCTTGCGATTACGCACAAAATCGCGAACTATCCTGGAGTTCGAGGCGAACTGACAGGATTAGAATTACTGTTGGAAATGCAGCAACAGGCCAAAGATTTTGGAACAACATTTGTGCGTTCAAACGTGCTAAGTGTTGATTTTTCCGACAGCGAGATCAAAAAATTAGAACTTCCCGAGGGAACAATCAAAGCTAAGAGTGTATTTATAGCTGTCGGGGCTATTGCGCCGGGCTCTAAAATTACGGGCGAAGAGGAGTTTACGGGTCGGGGTGTAAGTTACTGTTCAACTTGTGACGCCGCCTTTTTCCAAGATCGAGTTGTCGCAGTTGTCGGAGATACAGATGAAGCGGTCCACGAAGCGGAAGCGCTGGCTAAGTTTAGTAAGGAAGTGCGCTTACTTGTGCCCACAAACAAATTCAAAGGTGAAGTCGACCTGTCGGGGATCGAGGAAGCTGATAACATTAAGGTTTTCTATCGACATCGCCTCCGAGAAATTCAAGGGGAAAAGAAAGTCGAGCGTATTGTTGTTCAGGATGATCAACGACAAGAGCAGACATGGGATGTTGACGGGGTATTCTTATATCTTGCCGGACTTAAACCAGGTACTGACTTTATTAAAGATCAAGTGGAACGCGATGAAGAAGGATACATCGTTGTCGATGAGTTCTTAAAATCAAGCGTCGATGGTGTGTATGCTGGCGGTGACGCGCGTAGAACTCCGATTAAACAGGCGGTTATCTCAGCTGCGGATGGGGCTATTGCCGCTTTAGGAGCAGATCAGTTTGTCAACAAACGCGGAAAAATGAGACCGCAATATAGTTAA
- a CDS encoding FxsA family protein, whose translation MLRIIIALLLIVPTIEIWLLITAGKAFGWLPTLLTIILTGVVGGWLARKQGLQVFYSAQRQMRQGQLPGEALLDGLIIFTGGLLLLSPGFFTDTLGILCLIPMIRGPIKIYLKGWLWKTMQNGRISFRRGGPWR comes from the coding sequence ATGCTGCGAATCATCATTGCCCTGTTGTTGATTGTTCCAACGATCGAAATTTGGTTGCTGATTACTGCTGGTAAAGCATTCGGGTGGCTACCCACTTTGCTTACCATTATTCTAACCGGGGTCGTAGGTGGTTGGTTGGCAAGAAAACAAGGGTTACAAGTGTTTTATTCAGCGCAAAGACAGATGAGACAAGGTCAATTACCGGGCGAAGCATTATTGGATGGACTTATTATTTTTACGGGTGGACTGTTGTTACTTTCACCTGGTTTCTTTACAGACACGCTTGGTATTTTATGTTTAATTCCCATGATACGGGGTCCGATTAAAATCTACCTTAAGGGCTGGCTGTGGAAAACCATGCAAAATGGAAGAATCTCGTTTCGCAGAGGTGGACCGTGGCGTTGA
- a CDS encoding ABC transporter permease, with protein MKVNLRQLWKSRASAFWKDAAQYLRIILSGYIYLPIMLLIMLAFLYQYILTEWSAASYTAYVGWIFALLFSLQLNFSRIRTFLSEPDAIYLLPLEDKMDKQYFRLSWFYSFVIQAFVLFTLMIVLSPLYSGMISADRGVFYVTYGIIALLAGFNLYAGFQERRLRQEGMKVVHTAGRWALNILFLAMLFKAYSFSFVVWGVVWTLAILYYYSIAKRMSWDWIDLVEIEQRQLLQFYQFAGWFMDVPHLPERVKKRKWLIFLLEKISLTSESAYTFLYLRSLARYQNIFTLYLRLLVIALLCMYFVNHLPLSSFLFIMFLLLNGVQLSGSWKRLQAYFWDAIYPVTDREKLTSFCRTIYSFLFLQTLLGSIALGVQQGWKAAVVMLIVGLLITYGYSYVILLRRLKKSLSKSPFH; from the coding sequence ATGAAAGTTAATTTGAGACAATTATGGAAAAGTCGAGCATCAGCTTTTTGGAAAGATGCGGCGCAATATCTCCGCATTATTTTAAGCGGTTATATCTACCTGCCGATTATGCTGTTAATTATGTTGGCTTTCCTGTACCAATATATTTTGACGGAATGGTCAGCGGCCTCTTATACCGCTTATGTCGGCTGGATCTTTGCGCTCCTTTTTTCTTTACAACTGAATTTTAGTCGAATTCGAACCTTTTTATCCGAGCCAGACGCGATTTATTTGCTCCCGCTAGAGGATAAAATGGACAAACAATATTTTCGATTATCGTGGTTTTACAGTTTTGTTATTCAAGCTTTTGTTTTATTTACGCTCATGATAGTTCTTTCCCCACTATATTCGGGAATGATTAGCGCAGATCGCGGCGTATTTTATGTGACTTACGGGATCATCGCCTTACTTGCTGGATTTAATCTTTATGCCGGGTTTCAAGAGCGGCGTTTACGTCAAGAAGGTATGAAGGTTGTTCATACCGCGGGTCGCTGGGCGCTCAATATTCTTTTTCTAGCGATGCTGTTTAAGGCATATTCCTTCTCATTTGTCGTTTGGGGCGTCGTCTGGACGCTTGCGATTTTGTATTATTACTCGATAGCCAAGCGAATGTCGTGGGATTGGATCGACCTTGTCGAAATTGAACAGAGGCAATTGCTGCAATTTTATCAATTTGCGGGCTGGTTTATGGATGTTCCGCATTTACCTGAGCGCGTCAAAAAGAGGAAGTGGCTTATCTTTTTATTGGAAAAAATATCGCTTACTTCGGAATCTGCTTACACCTTCTTATATTTACGATCTTTAGCGCGTTACCAAAACATCTTTACGCTTTATTTGCGCTTACTTGTGATCGCTTTACTTTGCATGTATTTTGTTAACCATCTGCCGCTATCCAGTTTTCTCTTTATTATGTTTTTACTGCTTAATGGAGTTCAACTTTCCGGGAGTTGGAAAAGACTTCAAGCCTACTTTTGGGACGCCATCTATCCTGTTACAGATCGGGAGAAGTTGACCTCATTTTGTCGGACGATTTACTCATTCTTATTTCTCCAGACGTTGCTTGGATCTATTGCGCTAGGAGTACAACAAGGGTGGAAAGCGGCAGTCGTGATGTTGATTGTCGGTCTCTTGATTACGTATGGTTATAGCTATGTTATCTTACTGCGTCGACTAAAAAAGTCCTTGTCGAAATCACCATTTCATTAG